DNA sequence from the Sceloporus undulatus isolate JIND9_A2432 ecotype Alabama chromosome 4, SceUnd_v1.1, whole genome shotgun sequence genome:
TTGGGAGTTCCATGCCCATGGTGGGCTGGTGATGCTGATGTCCCACCATGTGCCTGACAGTGGCTGAGATGGCTTTTTACTCTGGTCTCCCTTGTTCCTTAGCGGACAAGTGCATCCAGAACATCTACCAGGAGTTCTGCCTGGGGCAGCCCCGCAAGTATTCTGGGATCATGGCCGAACTGCTGCTGCAGGAGGAGATGCCCCTTGACTCCATCAAGGCCAACATCATCGAGTTCACTGCGGGCGGCGTTGACACGGTGAGTAGGCGACAGCAAGTTCAATGGTCCACACAGATCGATGGGAACCAGGGTGGTGCATTGATTTGAGCATTATACGAGAGCCCTGGGACTCATGGGTTCAGATCCCAGCATAAGCATGGAAACACAGCCAGCCATGGGAagccattgggtggccttgggtgggtcacactccttcagcctcagaggaaaacgtgccaagaaaatcccatgattcatCATCcttacatagggttgccatcaccTCCATGCAATAATGGCAGCGTGGCATTGTAGTCTGAGTGTgaggcaagggttcaaatcctctctACTGAAccacggaaacccattgggagatcTTGGGCAAAGGAGGTattcacactggggctaattttggcattaaagagaggttaaaatgcatttaaagcatcctggaaataaagtgaaaatggtgactaattgtgcaaatgattatcacacataattgtgcaaataaactgatatcaaaaatgcattgttgctaaaatcctgaaagtaaaaagatgtgtgttaatgcttctttgtgaccattttaatggcagcgttgtgtgaaatcattacgTGTAATTATGCGCTTTTCcctggatattcatgggataGACTCCCGATCTGCTTTGTGTGATCAACTCCTTAGAGGAGCACAATGGCAGCTTCCTTTGTAGAAAtcaggccaagaaaaccccaagagaaGGTTGCCATAATGGCTTGCAAGTTAGACTAGGATTCgaggagacccaggttcaaattccggctcagctatggaaatccactgagcattctggagcaagtcacactttctcagccttagaagagccgctgaataaatcttgccaagaaaacttattAGTCATTAGTGACAGTCAACAAAATTAATTATATTggacagccagcatgatgtattggactaggactctggaagagcaaggttcgaatctccactGAGCCAAAGAAATCCACTGGTTGTCATTGTATGCGTCccactctttcatcctcagaggaacacaatggTGGTAAACTTCTACTGAACCCCATTGCCCAAAATATATTCAACACCTGTTTTGGGGAGTGTATTTGATTAGTTCTTCAGTGCATTTATTGATCACCTCTTGGCGCACCAGGGCCCTCGAGGTGCTGCACAATTGGCAAAAACACTTCAACTGAAACAACTAAAACCCAGCTCAGCTCAGAGGCTACAACTGCAGTATGACCCTTGTATCTGTGGACCATACTTGGAAATGTGAAAGCATGGATAATAATGAGCCCTATTGAAATGAACGACTTctagtggaagttgaccatagagtcacacaggaggatctagagattcctagagcgaatgcctctctaggcatttctagccCTCCAATGTGACTCTGTGACCAAATTCTGCTGGAAGCATATTGTAggatcacactggaggacctagaaaatgcctagaagGATGTGGGTAAACTGCAAGTAACAGTGCAGTGGATCTGAGGGTTGTACAGTAGTGTTGTTAGCATGCCAATCTCATTCACTGTTGGAATTTACCAGACAATTTGCTCCATCAGTAACAGAAGGCCATGTGCCACAATACACAGAACTGAGAAAGAGCTATCACTCTCTCAGTCCTTTCTGGGTGGATGAAGCTTCTCAGGTCTGAGATGCCATCCAGAGTGCATCTGCCACCCATTGATCAGGAAGCCTCCAGATGCCAGTGAGGGCTGGTGCTACTATTTCCCAGACCTTAGGCTGATGGTCCTCTCTCTTTGGGCTCCCAGACGGCGGTCCCGCTGCTCTTCTCCCTCTTTGAACTGGCCCGCAACCCCAGCGTCCAGGCGGCCATTCGGGAGGAGATCAAGGCCGTGGAGAAGCAAGGCTTCGGGGAGCTGTCAAAGGTCCTCAACAGCTTGCCGCTGCTCAAGGGAGCCATCAAGGAGACTCTCAGGTAAGGAGGACTGGGCATGAAATGGGCAACCAGGAGTCCCAGGGAGGGCAGGAAGGTTTGGGCATCTGGAAGCAACTGCCATGTGCTCTTGGATGTTCTTGGCAACTCTTGGTCTTGAAAACTGGGGTGAGGATGTGTGACCCACCAAAACTCCCTGGAAGACCCCCTGAAAAGGTAAAGGtggtcccttgacataaatgccTAGTTGTAACCAACTTTAGGGTGTGGTGCCCAtttccgtttctaagccaaagagccagtgttgtctgaggactgaatgctgttacctccccattgagaagtggtacctatctatctatttgcacttgcatgctttcgaagggctaggttggcagaagttgggactagtgacaggagctcaccccatcatgcggcacatAGGCCTCCAACTACCAACCTTCCTTTCTtcagatcatcagaactggcatcttaaccacaagCCAACACATCCATTTTTACATTGTGACAATTATTTTGAGATTCCTTCCCTCGCAGTTCAGAAAAATTGCTCTCCCTTCCAGCACCATTTTTCCAGCCAAAATACTGGCTAGAAATGGTAACAGCAATTGACAGTCGATTGCTTCTGGTGCAGTGAGTGagtggcagaggggtgtgtgaaCCTGGGCTTCCTTAAAGGATGAGAGCCCCAAAATATGCCAAGATCTATGTGTGGGGTCAGTAGATTTTGCACAGtaagaaggggaaaggaggggcCTATtagaatgaatggatggatgaattAAAGTGGGGCTGTATGCTTGCTCTTTGTCATTCCTCTGAAATCCCAGGTCCAGGTCCACCTATGGGGAGATGCACTATCGCATTGTGGTGCATTTAGTTAGGTTTATTGGTTAAAAAACCCCAGTCGCCATCTCCTGTAGAGCTACATGCGTATCGCTACCAAGTGTGGAATAAAGATGCatgatcagagcttggaacattacTTCTCTGGATATAAGTCCCAGAGTCCCACATCCAGCAGCCATTCTTCCAAGGTCTGACCATGACTGTTGGGCCACCTTCTGCTTTCTTTAGCAAGTGGGAGTTGGAGTCGCTGGTCTCCATCCACCAATGACATTCTTCTCTTGCAGGCTGTACCCAGTGGGCATTACTGTCCAGCGTTATCTGACCCAAGACGTGGTGCTCCAGAATTACTCTGTACCAGCAGGAGTAAGTCTTTCCTCTTTGCCTCTTCCCCAGGTATTTCAGAGTCCTTCCCCAGCCCTGTCGGTGTGTAGGGCTGCTGTGCTGCCTTGGCCAATGCCAGGCCATcgctcctttccccccaaaaggaaAACATTATCTAACTGTTGAAGACAAAATAAATGATGCCATAGGTGGACTGTAGCCCAGAACAGATAAAGAGGTAGCCAAGAAATACtttgcttgttgttgctgtgggccttcaagctgtttccgacttatagcgaccctaaggcaaattatcaggggttttcttggcaagatttattcagagggggtttgcccttgccttcctctgaggctgagagagtgtgacttgcccaaggttacccactgggtttccatgaccaaacagggattcagactctggtctcctgagtcatacctaacactcaaaaccactacaccatgttggttctcagTATCTAGCCACTCAGTATGAATTCAGGTCCATGGGTTTCTGCACTCGGGTGACACCATGCCCATTGATGCCACAGGGGAGAAGCCCATTGCCCCGGGCGTCCTTTGGTGATTGTGCGGTGTCTTGCCTCCCAGACCTTGTGCCAAGTGGGCCTCTACTGCTTGGGACGGAGCCCCGAGGTGTTCAGCAACCCGGAGCGCTATGACCCCACTCGCTGGCTGGGCAAAGAGGACAACAACTTCAAGGCTCTGTCCTTTGGTTTTGGGTCGCGCCAGTGCATTGGGCGGCGACTGGCCGAATCGGAGATGATGCTCTTCCTCATGCACGTGAGTTGCGCCTGTGTTTTGTGGGGGGAACATAGCCCCAGGGGAAGAGTGTTCCAGTTGGGTGGGCCACTGCAGGACATGGGCTCCCACCCTTGCTTTGCCATTGCAAATCTTGACTTGCCAGCCATTCTGTGGTCTGAGTCCACACTTGCTCTTTCCGTTCCCTCAGGTCATACGGAACTTCAAGATCGACACCGTCTCCAAGGCAGACATCAATACGATCTACAGGTTCATCCTCATGCCAGAGAAGCCCCCTTTGCTCACCTTCCGGCCCATTGACTAGCGGAGGATATGGGGAAGTCCCACCTCCATGgtctccttttcccttttgccAGTGGAAGTGGGCCAAGGGACACAACTCTCTTCGAGGCAGCAGCCGTTCTCACAACCACACTCTCACACCTATGCACACTTGTTCCCTTTGCTCACCTTAGGCAAACGTGTGTtttgtcatagaatcacaaagCTGGAAGgccccacaagggccatctcatccaaccccatACCATTCAGGAATCCTCAGCTGAAGCATCCCTGATGGAATCCCTTTCCTTTGGCTTCCTTTGAGCCAAAGATCCCTCCATGTCCTTCTCTTctgagtcatagagttggaagagacgacaagggccatccagtccaacctccagcaatgcaggaatacacaactgaagcactcctgagaggtgcctatccaagctctgtttaaagacctctgctGAGGAAGCTTACTGGGGAACTTGTCCTATAGTCAAGATATTCTTTCTAATGCTCAGGTGGCATTTCTTTTCtagtaatttgaacccattggctCATTTCTGGTCTCTGGTCTGGTCTCCATCTTCTGCCTGACATCCCTCCAGGTATTTAGAGATGGCTCTATCATGTCACTGATCAGacgtctcttctccaagctaatcCTACCCAGGTCCCTCAGCCACAGAATCAgtgaatcctagagttagaaggggtCCAATGCTCAGCTCAATGTAGATCCAACTCAGGTCCAGGTCCGACTCCTTGCTCAATAGAGGATCTTCTCCATCCACAGCAGTTGCTGTCCAGTTGTTCCTCCTAAGGCTTGGTGGTTTCCTGatctttggtcatcttggttgcCCCAAATGTTCCAATCATAgcatcttcttggcaagattttatcttcctctgtggctgagagaatgtgacttgcacaaggtcaacCAATGAGTTTCTATGGATGAGCAGAAGGGATTATAGTCCTGGTCTcccactcaaaccattatacctcCTCGTTATACCATTATACCAAACCACGATACCACAATGCCACCCAAAAGGTTTATTCCAAGgaaatttgccttcctctgaggctgagagtgtgtggctttctcatagtgagtttccatggctgagcaggggttcgaACCCAACTCTCCCAGGGTTCAAAATTCAAACCGTGACACCATTCTGGCTTTCATAAAACCATAGTGAGACTTGAAAGCCCCATCATCACCTCTTTCCCTTTCACAGCTGGCAGAATTCATTGCTTGTGCTCAGTCGACCTTATGTTTTGCCTTGGAAACCCCCCAAAGTGGTACACATGCCCACCTTGACCCCTCCAGTGATCCCCGGAGCCCAGAAATGAGCGGCTGAATGGGTGGTGAAAAGGGGGTTACGGTCATGTTAGTCAAAACCACAGAGCCAGGGATAGGTCCAAAGTATTTATTTTACAACAGCCTTTCTTCTCACATGGCACTTGAGTCCAGCAAAAGCGGAGTCCTCCTGTCCTCCAGGCAGGTAATATGCCCTGCTTTGGGGAGAATCTGCAATGGGCAAACTTGCCTCCCTCCATTTATTAAGCACCATTCCAATGTCtcattgcaaaataaaaaggcTGGGGATGAGAtgagagcttgggaaaagttagTTTGggagactgcagttcccagaatcctgcatcagctgggacttgtaatccatttttaaaacagcttttccAAGCTCCGGATGGAGCCAGCAGCTAGGTTTGAAGAGGAAAGCAGTACCCAAATGTTATAAATATGCAATAAACATTTAAGCCCCTGGCACCAAGCGCCTTCTCAAACTAGTTTACCTCACTGGGGCTCATTTCGGCACTAAAGAGAGATGAAAGcaccccacaaataaagcaaaaatggcgagtaattgtgcgAATGACTATCACACGCAACTGCACAAATAAAGCCATGTCAGAAacgcattgttgctgaaatcccgaaagtaaaaagatgcgcattgatgcttctttgtgaccactttaatggtgggttttgtgggaCGTCGTGTGAAATGTTTCGTGTAATTACGTGGTTTTTCCAGGATATTTGCTGGATAAACTCCCGACCTCCTTCATGTCATAAACAACACCAAAGTCCATTTGGCCAATGAAGATAACTGGTCCGCTGTCCCTGTCCATGTCAAGAGTTCCTGTGCATAAAAAGGGATCCATGCAGGCAGGAAGGGATCCAAATAGGACCTCAAGAGAAACCATGATAAGAGTTCTTAGCAGCAATGAGGAGCTGCAATGGGACCCTCGTAATAGTCAGGCACATAACAAAGAGCGCACACTTAAGACCTGTGGTTTTGCAGTCAAGAACACAAAGCAGATTCTCAACCAGCCGCTTCGGCAGTGAATGTCTTGTTAGCATTTCTTTGGTTGCGAACTGGGCAGCCTGGTTTTTTAGCACATAAAGCAGGGATAAATGCCGTTTCCTTCTGCTGGTCATTCAGAGGCCCTGCCTCAGCCCCCCTTTGCTAACCACAAGGTGCAGTCCTTTGCAAGGTTACAGCAGTTGGAAGGTCTCATATAAACCTTCCACTGAGCGCCTTGATCTAAGGCCCATCATGATCCCAGTAAGAAATCCAATGTACTAGGTAGCCAAAAACACTATTGCGCCCACAGATGGATTCATGGGTGCAGAATCAAGTGTATTAGTCCACAATACCCAAGGACAGAGGAAGCACAGAAATCAGGCCAGCCCTGTCCACCCAGAATGACCACTGGCTCTCCAGAGTTTCGCACAGGAGTCATCTTCAGGAATCCCAGCATTTCTGGAGATGCCAGGAGTTGAACCCAGGACCCGTTGCATGCT
Encoded proteins:
- the LOC121929727 gene encoding cytochrome P450 11B, mitochondrial-like; this encodes MQRNFQNLGPIYRETVGTYDTVNVFLPRDAAQLFQSEGIFPRRMGINSWAAHREMRNHKQGIFLLNGEQWRSDRLVLNKEVISPLGTRKFLPFLNTVAEDFVDFMHRQVRKNTRRSLTIDLYHDLFRFTLEASSYALYGARLGLLEENPNPESQKFISAVETMLQTTLPLLFVPPGVMRWVNNKLWQDHMDAWDAIFSHADKCIQNIYQEFCLGQPRKYSGIMAELLLQEEMPLDSIKANIIEFTAGGVDTTAVPLLFSLFELARNPSVQAAIREEIKAVEKQGFGELSKVLNSLPLLKGAIKETLRLYPVGITVQRYLTQDVVLQNYSVPAGTLCQVGLYCLGRSPEVFSNPERYDPTRWLGKEDNNFKALSFGFGSRQCIGRRLAESEMMLFLMHVIRNFKIDTVSKADINTIYRFILMPEKPPLLTFRPID